The Candidatus Eisenbacteria bacterium genome has a segment encoding these proteins:
- a CDS encoding ABC transporter permease, producing the protein MRGLASRGHFFLWRRIGDRFAQVGRLALFVGDTFRALPRGLRAPRLLVDEMHAIGVQSLLLVVVVSLFTGAVAAVQAAYQFSTVVPLKYIGSVILRSVIIELGPVLTALIVGGRVGASIAAELGTMRVTEQIDALEAMAINPMRYLVVPRVVAAVVMVPVLVVLSDAIAIFGGYLVSVMSLGVSSHTYILGLKQFFHMKDLWSGMVKSVCFGAIIGWMGCYYGFRTEGGAEGVGQATTRAVVATCVLVLISDYVLATVLFRFVFAS; encoded by the coding sequence ATGAGGGGCCTGGCGAGCCGCGGGCATTTCTTCCTCTGGCGGCGCATCGGTGACCGGTTCGCTCAGGTCGGCCGGCTGGCGCTGTTCGTCGGGGACACGTTCCGCGCCCTGCCGCGCGGCCTGCGGGCGCCGCGGCTGCTGGTGGACGAAATGCACGCCATTGGAGTGCAGTCGCTGCTGCTCGTCGTCGTGGTCTCGCTCTTCACCGGCGCGGTGGCGGCGGTGCAGGCGGCCTATCAGTTCTCGACCGTCGTGCCGCTCAAGTACATCGGCTCGGTCATCCTGCGCTCGGTGATCATCGAACTCGGCCCCGTGCTGACGGCGCTCATCGTCGGCGGCCGCGTCGGCGCCTCCATCGCCGCGGAACTGGGAACGATGCGCGTGACCGAGCAGATCGACGCGCTCGAGGCGATGGCGATCAACCCGATGCGCTACCTCGTCGTGCCGCGGGTGGTGGCGGCGGTCGTCATGGTGCCGGTGCTGGTCGTGCTGTCGGACGCGATCGCGATCTTCGGCGGCTACCTCGTCTCGGTCATGAGCCTCGGCGTCAGCTCGCACACGTACATCCTCGGCCTCAAGCAGTTCTTCCACATGAAGGACCTGTGGTCGGGCATGGTGAAGTCCGTCTGCTTCGGCGCGATCATCGGCTGGATGGGCTGCTACTACGGCTTTCGCACCGAGGGCGGCGCCGAGGGCGTCGGCCAGGCCACGACGCGCGCCGTGGTGGCCACCTGCGTGCTCGTGCTGATCAGCGACTACGTGCTCGCGACCGTCCTCTTCCGGTTCGTCTTCGCGTCATGA
- a CDS encoding ABC transporter ATP-binding protein, whose protein sequence is MIRIRGLAKRLGTRQVLTRVDLDIPDGQTVVIMGRSGTGKSVLLKHIIGLMQPDAGDIEVDGESIVGLGEAELNRVRKRFGMLFQGAALFDSLTVGENVGLPLREHTRLGDGEVRRRVAERLEWVGLQGVEAMKPASLSGGMRKRVGLARALAMDPAYILYDEPTTGLDPIMSDVINRLIRSLQKRIGVTSVVVTHDLRSAYHVGDRMAMLNDGHVVFAGTPEELRSSDDPFVHRFIEGSSEGLEESL, encoded by the coding sequence ATGATTCGTATTCGCGGCCTGGCGAAGCGTCTGGGCACCCGGCAGGTGCTGACCCGCGTGGACCTCGACATCCCCGACGGGCAGACGGTCGTGATCATGGGCCGCAGCGGCACCGGAAAGAGCGTCCTGCTCAAGCACATCATCGGGCTGATGCAGCCGGACGCCGGCGACATCGAGGTGGACGGCGAGTCCATCGTCGGGCTGGGCGAGGCCGAGCTCAACCGGGTGCGCAAGCGGTTCGGCATGCTCTTCCAGGGCGCGGCGCTGTTCGATTCGCTGACCGTCGGCGAGAACGTCGGACTGCCGCTGCGCGAGCACACCCGCCTCGGCGACGGCGAGGTGCGGCGCCGGGTCGCCGAGCGGCTCGAATGGGTCGGCCTGCAGGGGGTCGAAGCGATGAAGCCCGCCTCGCTCTCGGGCGGCATGCGCAAGCGCGTGGGGCTGGCGCGCGCGCTGGCCATGGACCCGGCGTACATTCTGTACGACGAGCCGACGACCGGGCTCGACCCGATCATGTCGGACGTCATCAACCGGCTCATCCGCTCGCTGCAGAAGCGAATCGGGGTCACCAGCGTCGTCGTGACGCACGACCTGCGGAGCGCCTACCATGTGGGCGACCGGATGGCGATGCTGAACGACGGACACGTGGTGTTCGCCGGCACGCCCGAGGAGCTGCGATCCTCGGACGATCCATTCGTGCACAGGTTCATCGAGGGTTCGAGCGAGGGGCTCGAGGAGTCGCTGTGA
- a CDS encoding MCE family protein, whose product MKRTTEIQVGVTVVVALVVLIWGVTWLREFKIGRQVRLWTVSFPQTGGLGPSDEVQVNGIRKGSVSSIDLAGDHVVVHLALDKDLELTHDSRVSIRNVGLMGEKVIAVDLHPTGERYTARDTIPGVFEPGLGEFMASAGPSFDAMNRVIVALDRLATRLDRNGEVDRTIANLRQTSDELLKATRENRAIVNETLRNARDVSRTAKALTTDQEAHLRETIASLERGTRNFERLTTRLDSVLAVTKQVADKANGGDGTAALLLNDRKLYDDTRATVQSLRELIEDMKKNPRKYVNLSIF is encoded by the coding sequence GTGAAGAGAACCACCGAGATCCAGGTCGGCGTGACCGTCGTCGTCGCGCTGGTCGTGCTCATCTGGGGCGTGACCTGGCTGCGCGAGTTCAAGATCGGGCGGCAGGTGCGCCTGTGGACCGTGAGCTTCCCGCAGACGGGCGGGCTGGGCCCGAGCGACGAAGTGCAGGTGAACGGCATCCGCAAGGGGTCGGTTTCGTCCATTGATCTGGCCGGCGACCACGTGGTCGTGCACCTGGCGCTCGACAAGGATCTGGAGCTCACGCACGACAGCCGCGTCTCCATTCGCAACGTCGGGCTGATGGGCGAAAAGGTGATTGCCGTGGACCTGCATCCGACCGGCGAGCGCTACACGGCCCGCGACACCATTCCCGGCGTCTTCGAACCGGGGCTGGGCGAGTTCATGGCCAGTGCGGGGCCGTCCTTCGACGCGATGAACCGCGTGATCGTGGCGCTCGACCGCCTCGCGACGCGCCTGGATCGCAACGGCGAGGTGGACCGGACGATCGCGAACCTGCGTCAGACTTCGGACGAGCTGCTCAAGGCGACGCGCGAGAACCGCGCGATCGTCAACGAAACGCTGCGCAACGCGCGCGACGTCTCGAGAACCGCGAAGGCGCTGACCACGGACCAGGAGGCGCATCTGCGCGAGACGATCGCGTCGCTGGAGCGCGGCACCCGCAACTTCGAACGGCTCACGACGCGCCTGGATTCGGTGCTGGCGGTGACGAAGCAGGTGGCGGACAAGGCGAACGGCGGCGACGGCACGGCGGCGCTGCTGCTCAACGATCGCAAGCTCTACGACGACACGCGCGCGACCGTGCAGTCGCTGCGCGAGCTCATCGAGGACATGAAGAAGAACCCCAGGAAGTACGTGAACCTCAGCATCTTCTAG
- the radA gene encoding DNA repair protein RadA, which translates to MTRAVKPAKSPKTNFYCTACGNEQPRWFGHCPQCGEWNTAAEAPVAGAPRSAAVPRGAARWVPAGEGRSRGARPLAQVEVESAERARTGLRELDRVLGGGLVPGSLVLVGGDPGIGKSTLMLQLAMALAREGRRVLYVTGEESEQQIRLRAARLGELPESLLLLCETDLEAVLEAAASVLPEAMVVDSIQTLSRADLEGGPGTVTQVRECGLAMLHFAKGSRTPVFLVGHVTKDGAVAGPRVLEHMVDAVLYLEGERYQHYRVLRAAKNRFGSTNELGVFEMLESGLREVANPSQAFLSDGARAEPGTAVVASLEGSRPLLVEVQALVSTSFYGTPQRVTSGFDPRRLAVLLAVLERRVGLRLGRHDVFVTVTGGLKLDDPGTDLGVALAIASSYRSRPLLDRTLALGEVSLSGELRRVARLDARLREAAQLGFVRAGFPKAQAADAEGSGLQLVPLGTVREAFEAMLGERVAPPRAAEAERAAGAGPEGRS; encoded by the coding sequence ATGACGCGCGCCGTGAAACCTGCGAAGTCTCCGAAGACGAACTTCTACTGCACGGCCTGCGGCAACGAGCAGCCGCGCTGGTTCGGGCACTGCCCGCAGTGCGGTGAGTGGAACACGGCCGCCGAGGCGCCCGTCGCCGGCGCGCCCAGGAGCGCGGCCGTCCCGCGCGGGGCGGCGCGCTGGGTGCCCGCCGGCGAAGGCCGCTCGCGGGGCGCGCGGCCGCTCGCGCAGGTCGAGGTCGAGTCGGCCGAGCGCGCGCGCACCGGGCTTCGCGAGCTGGACCGCGTGCTGGGCGGAGGCCTCGTGCCGGGCTCGCTCGTGCTGGTCGGCGGCGATCCCGGGATCGGCAAGAGCACGCTGATGCTGCAACTCGCCATGGCGCTCGCGCGCGAGGGCCGGCGCGTCCTGTACGTGACGGGCGAGGAGAGCGAGCAGCAGATCCGCCTGCGCGCGGCCCGCCTCGGCGAGCTGCCCGAATCGCTGCTCCTGCTGTGCGAGACCGACCTCGAAGCGGTGCTCGAGGCGGCGGCCTCCGTGCTGCCCGAGGCGATGGTGGTGGATTCCATCCAGACGCTCTCGCGCGCCGACCTCGAAGGCGGGCCGGGCACGGTGACGCAGGTGCGGGAATGCGGCCTGGCGATGCTGCACTTCGCGAAGGGCTCGCGCACGCCGGTCTTCCTGGTCGGGCACGTGACCAAGGACGGCGCGGTCGCGGGGCCGCGCGTGCTCGAGCACATGGTGGACGCGGTGCTCTACCTGGAGGGCGAGCGCTACCAGCACTACCGCGTGCTGCGCGCGGCGAAGAACCGCTTCGGCTCGACGAACGAACTGGGCGTCTTCGAAATGCTCGAGTCCGGCCTGCGCGAGGTCGCGAATCCGAGCCAGGCGTTCCTGTCCGACGGCGCGCGCGCCGAGCCGGGCACGGCCGTGGTCGCGAGCCTCGAGGGTTCGAGGCCGCTGCTCGTCGAGGTGCAGGCGCTGGTCTCGACGTCGTTCTACGGCACGCCGCAGCGGGTGACGAGCGGCTTCGACCCGCGCCGGCTCGCGGTGCTGCTCGCGGTGCTCGAGCGCCGCGTCGGCCTGCGGCTCGGGCGGCACGACGTGTTCGTGACGGTGACGGGCGGCCTCAAGCTCGACGACCCGGGCACCGACCTGGGCGTCGCGCTGGCGATCGCGTCGAGCTATCGCAGCCGGCCGCTGCTGGACCGCACGCTGGCGCTGGGCGAGGTGAGCCTCTCGGGCGAGCTGCGGCGCGTCGCGCGGCTCGACGCGCGCCTGCGCGAGGCGGCGCAGCTCGGCTTCGTGCGCGCCGGCTTTCCGAAGGCGCAGGCGGCCGACGCCGAGGGCAGCGGCCTGCAGCTCGTGCCGCTCGGCACGGTGCGCGAGGCCTTCGAGGCGATGCTCGGAGAACGCGTCGCGCCACCGCGCGCCGCCGAAGCGGAGCGCGCCGCGGGCGCCGGGCCGGAAGGTCGCTCGTGA
- a CDS encoding YbaK/EbsC family protein, translating into MNAPAPGGALSEAARRVQDALVAGGFGNRVIELREPVRTAQAAADAVGCEVGQIVKSLVFRRTGHAGEGGGVLVLASGASRVDVAKLATLLGGGVEMGDPRFVRAVTGFAIGGIPPLGHAQALEVVMDERLLAHEALWAAAGHPNSLFPLTPDELRRMAGGRVADVT; encoded by the coding sequence GTGAACGCGCCGGCTCCGGGCGGTGCGCTCAGCGAGGCGGCGCGGCGCGTGCAGGACGCGCTCGTGGCCGGCGGCTTCGGCAACCGCGTGATCGAGCTGCGCGAGCCCGTCCGAACCGCGCAGGCCGCGGCGGACGCCGTCGGCTGCGAGGTCGGTCAGATCGTCAAGAGCCTCGTCTTCAGGCGGACGGGCCACGCGGGCGAAGGCGGAGGCGTGCTCGTGCTCGCCAGCGGCGCCAGCCGCGTGGACGTCGCCAAGCTCGCGACGCTCCTGGGCGGCGGGGTCGAGATGGGCGACCCGAGGTTCGTGCGCGCGGTCACCGGCTTCGCGATCGGCGGCATCCCGCCGCTCGGTCACGCGCAGGCGCTCGAAGTCGTCATGGACGAGCGCCTGCTGGCGCACGAGGCGCTGTGGGCCGCGGCCGGACATCCGAACTCGCTCTTCCCGCTGACGCCCGACGAGCTGCGGCGGATGGCCGGCGGGCGCGTGGCGGACGTGACGTGA
- the ispD gene encoding 2-C-methyl-D-erythritol 4-phosphate cytidylyltransferase codes for MSVVALLLCAGRGERLAAGVAKAAVPLAGRPLFTWSLETLGRCAGVEAIVVVGPVRTLRDLLSASGLAAPKVVAWVEGGEERQHSVARGLAALPADCDLVAVHDSARALVSEAVVARTIEAARQHGAAIAAVPLADTLKRVDDGVIHGTPARAGLWCAQTPQVFRRDWLAAAHAAATSAATDDAALVEALGHPVRVAAGDALNFKVTTPGDLALAERWLAGRGTAHEEAGR; via the coding sequence GTGAGCGTCGTCGCCCTCCTGCTCTGCGCGGGTCGCGGCGAACGGCTCGCGGCCGGCGTGGCCAAGGCCGCGGTGCCGCTCGCCGGCCGGCCGCTGTTCACCTGGAGCCTGGAAACGCTCGGCCGCTGCGCGGGCGTGGAGGCGATCGTCGTCGTGGGCCCGGTGCGCACGCTGCGCGATCTGCTTTCGGCTTCCGGGCTCGCGGCACCCAAGGTGGTCGCGTGGGTCGAAGGCGGCGAGGAGCGCCAGCATTCGGTGGCGCGCGGTCTCGCCGCGCTGCCCGCGGACTGCGATCTCGTCGCCGTTCACGACTCGGCGCGCGCGCTCGTGAGCGAAGCGGTGGTCGCCCGCACGATCGAGGCGGCCCGCCAGCACGGCGCGGCGATCGCCGCGGTGCCGCTCGCCGACACGCTCAAACGCGTGGACGACGGCGTGATTCACGGGACGCCCGCCCGCGCGGGGCTGTGGTGCGCGCAGACGCCGCAGGTCTTTCGCCGCGACTGGCTGGCGGCGGCGCACGCCGCGGCGACGTCGGCGGCGACCGACGACGCGGCGCTGGTCGAAGCGCTCGGGCACCCGGTGCGCGTCGCGGCGGGCGATGCGCTCAACTTCAAGGTCACGACCCCCGGGGATCTGGCGCTCGCCGAGCGCTGGCTCGCGGGGCGCGGCACGGCGCACGAGGAGGCGGGACGATGA
- a CDS encoding 2-C-methyl-D-erythritol 2,4-cyclodiphosphate synthase: MTARVGFGYDVHRVARGRALVLGGVRLESEWGLEGHSDADVLLHAIGDALLGAAGLGDLGTHFPPGDPKWKDASSLDLLERIRALLAGAGARIVNVDAMVVAEAPKIAPHRAVMCANVARALGIAADLVSVKATTHEQLGALGRGEGLAAMAVALVER; this comes from the coding sequence ATGACGGCGCGTGTGGGTTTCGGCTACGACGTGCACCGCGTCGCCCGCGGGCGGGCGCTGGTGCTGGGCGGGGTGCGTCTCGAGTCCGAGTGGGGGCTCGAGGGGCACAGCGACGCCGACGTGCTCCTGCACGCGATCGGCGACGCGCTGCTCGGCGCCGCCGGGCTCGGCGACCTGGGAACGCACTTTCCGCCCGGCGACCCGAAATGGAAGGACGCCTCGAGCCTCGATCTGCTCGAGCGCATCCGCGCGCTGCTCGCCGGCGCCGGCGCGCGGATCGTGAACGTGGATGCGATGGTGGTCGCCGAGGCCCCGAAGATCGCGCCGCACCGCGCGGTGATGTGCGCGAACGTGGCGCGGGCGCTGGGCATCGCCGCCGATCTCGTCTCGGTCAAGGCCACGACCCACGAGCAGCTCGGCGCCCTCGGCCGCGGCGAGGGGCTCGCGGCCATGGCGGTGGCGCTCGTCGAGCGCTGA
- a CDS encoding glutamate--tRNA ligase, with the protein MPTAVRVRFAPSPTGWLHVGGARTAYFNWLFARQHGGRFVIRVEDTDAERSSGESERGVLDDLRWLGLAWDEGPDGGGPYGPYRQSERLALYREQADRLLASRRAYRCFCTDEDLERRRNEALAAGRPPHYDGRCRSLAAGESASRAAAGEPASVRFRVPDRDWTLEDAVRGTVTFPAGMVGDFVLLRSSGLPTYNFACVVDDAAMRISHVLRAEEHLANTPRQLMLYEALGGTPPRFAHLALILNRDRTKMSKRAGEAAVAVGDWRRAGYVPEALLSYLALLGFHPGDDREILSREELLAAFTLERLGQSGSVFDAAKLAWVNRHFLHHASGAQLAAWLAAGPGPGTEPDADWRAAAGRLTADLPAVTVERLLEGVRGNVSTLADLPGELEVLTGGALRFEAEAEAALAAPGAPALCGDLAREAAGLAEWSGEAFKSAVQVSGKRQGRKGRDLFMPVRAALSGRTHGPELPLLAELLGKDRCIERLHDAARRAEGPA; encoded by the coding sequence ATGCCGACCGCCGTTCGCGTGCGCTTCGCGCCGAGCCCCACCGGCTGGCTGCACGTCGGAGGGGCGCGCACCGCGTACTTCAACTGGCTGTTCGCCCGCCAGCACGGCGGCCGGTTCGTGATCCGCGTCGAGGACACCGACGCCGAACGCTCGAGCGGCGAGAGCGAGCGCGGCGTGCTCGACGACCTGCGCTGGCTGGGACTGGCGTGGGACGAAGGGCCCGACGGGGGCGGCCCGTACGGCCCGTACCGCCAGAGCGAGCGGCTGGCGCTTTACCGTGAGCAGGCCGACCGGCTGCTGGCGTCCAGGCGGGCCTACCGCTGCTTCTGCACCGACGAGGACCTGGAACGGCGACGCAACGAGGCGCTCGCCGCCGGGCGGCCGCCGCACTACGACGGGCGCTGCCGCTCGCTCGCGGCCGGCGAGTCGGCGAGCCGCGCCGCGGCCGGCGAGCCGGCCAGCGTGCGCTTCCGGGTTCCGGATCGCGACTGGACGCTCGAGGACGCGGTGCGCGGCACGGTCACGTTCCCGGCCGGCATGGTGGGCGACTTCGTGCTGCTCCGCTCGAGCGGGCTTCCGACCTACAACTTCGCCTGCGTGGTGGACGACGCGGCCATGCGCATCAGCCACGTGCTGCGCGCCGAGGAGCACCTGGCGAACACCCCGCGACAGCTCATGCTCTACGAGGCGCTCGGCGGGACGCCGCCGCGCTTCGCGCACCTCGCCCTCATCCTGAACCGGGACCGCACCAAGATGAGCAAGCGCGCGGGCGAAGCGGCGGTCGCCGTCGGCGACTGGCGGCGCGCGGGCTACGTGCCGGAGGCGCTGCTCAGCTATCTCGCCCTGCTCGGCTTTCACCCGGGCGACGACCGCGAGATCCTGTCGCGCGAGGAGCTGCTGGCCGCCTTCACGCTCGAACGGCTCGGCCAGAGTGGCTCGGTGTTCGACGCCGCCAAGCTGGCGTGGGTGAACCGCCATTTCCTGCATCACGCGAGCGGCGCGCAGCTCGCGGCCTGGCTCGCCGCGGGGCCCGGACCGGGAACGGAGCCGGACGCCGACTGGCGCGCGGCGGCCGGCCGGCTGACGGCGGATCTGCCGGCGGTCACGGTGGAAAGGCTGCTCGAGGGGGTGCGGGGCAACGTTTCGACCCTGGCGGACCTGCCGGGCGAGCTCGAGGTCCTGACGGGGGGAGCCCTGCGCTTCGAGGCCGAGGCCGAAGCCGCCCTGGCCGCGCCGGGCGCGCCGGCACTCTGTGGTGACCTCGCGCGGGAGGCCGCCGGACTTGCCGAATGGAGCGGGGAAGCCTTTAAATCCGCCGTCCAAGTGTCCGGGAAGCGGCAGGGGCGCAAGGGCCGTGACCTCTTCATGCCGGTGCGCGCCGCGCTTTCGGGCCGGACGCACGGCCCCGAGCTGCCGCTGCTCGCCGAGTTGCTGGGCAAGGATCGCTGCATCGAGAGGCTGCACGACGCGGCCCGTCGCGCGGAAGGTCCCGCGTGA
- a CDS encoding D-alanine--D-alanine ligase — MRIAVLMGGRSSEREISLRTGRGCAQALRNLGHEVTSVDAADGAVLPAGQEEEAARTLDAVRSLPRAAMLDALQTGPVRDADVVYLALHGRYGEDGTVQAALELADKVYTGSGVLASAIAMDKAMSKRVFEREAIPTPHWMLIEAGVSGRALDVKLLGGYPLVVKPNSEGSTYGLTIVRHPSELQPAIQKAAEYDTQVLVEQYIEGRELTVTIIGEMAYPVVEIEPHSGFYDYAAKYTRGASVYTCPAKLSIELARHVRELGLEAAQSLDCSGVSRVDIRLTEDDEPYVLEVNTLPGMTPTSLVPMAAAAKGMSYDQLVARVLDLALADARARHVEQRG; from the coding sequence ATGAGAATCGCCGTCCTGATGGGCGGAAGGTCGTCCGAGCGGGAGATCTCGCTGCGCACCGGGCGCGGCTGCGCGCAGGCGCTGCGCAACCTCGGGCACGAGGTCACGTCGGTGGACGCCGCCGACGGCGCCGTGCTGCCGGCCGGACAGGAGGAGGAAGCGGCCCGCACGCTCGACGCCGTCCGCTCGCTGCCACGGGCGGCGATGCTCGACGCGCTGCAGACGGGGCCGGTGCGCGATGCCGACGTCGTCTACCTCGCGCTGCACGGGCGGTACGGTGAGGACGGCACCGTGCAGGCCGCGCTCGAGCTGGCCGACAAGGTCTACACGGGCTCGGGCGTGCTGGCGAGCGCCATCGCGATGGACAAGGCGATGTCCAAGCGCGTCTTCGAGCGCGAGGCGATCCCGACTCCGCACTGGATGCTCATCGAAGCCGGTGTCTCGGGCCGGGCGCTCGACGTCAAGCTGCTCGGCGGCTACCCGCTGGTTGTCAAGCCGAACAGCGAAGGCTCGACCTACGGCCTGACGATCGTGCGGCACCCGTCCGAGCTGCAGCCCGCGATCCAGAAGGCCGCCGAGTACGACACCCAAGTCCTGGTCGAGCAGTACATCGAGGGCCGCGAGCTGACCGTGACGATCATCGGCGAGATGGCCTACCCGGTGGTCGAGATCGAGCCGCACAGCGGCTTCTACGACTACGCGGCCAAGTACACCCGGGGCGCGAGCGTCTACACCTGCCCCGCGAAGTTGTCCATCGAACTGGCCCGGCACGTCCGCGAGCTCGGGCTCGAAGCGGCGCAGTCGCTCGACTGCAGCGGCGTCTCGCGCGTGGACATCCGGCTCACCGAAGACGACGAACCCTACGTGCTCGAGGTGAACACGCTCCCGGGCATGACCCCGACCAGCCTCGTGCCGATGGCCGCGGCGGCGAAGGGCATGTCCTACGATCAACTGGTGGCCCGCGTTCTCGACCTGGCGCTCGCCGACGCACGCGCCCGGCACGTCGAACAGCGAGGCTGA
- a CDS encoding M42 family metallopeptidase gives MDRTQQFLKDLVEANGAPGFEGDVFEVMSRALKGVGAISKDRLGSFICEKVGDPKGPRVMLGGHLDEVGFLVKSVTKEGYVRFLGLGGWWGHVVLGQRLVIQTRKGPVLGVVGCKPPHELRDEDRKKVLELKDMFIDVGATGDWDVKKKLDIRPGDPILPDSSFQVMANPNLLLAKAWDNRLGCALAAEVALALKGQKHPNTLFAVATVQEEVGLRGAQTSAFKVKPDVAIALDSGIAHDTPGTEGDEKLGGGPLVVIYDASVIPNRKLRDLVIETAAKLRIPLQFESVERGGTDAGRFHLSGEGVPSLAMGIAARYIHSHNSIIDRRDFDMTVRLLVAIVKRLDRKTVEGLC, from the coding sequence ATGGACCGCACCCAGCAGTTCCTGAAGGACCTGGTCGAAGCGAACGGCGCGCCGGGATTCGAAGGCGACGTCTTCGAGGTCATGAGCCGGGCGCTGAAGGGCGTGGGCGCGATCTCGAAGGACCGGCTCGGCAGTTTCATCTGCGAGAAGGTCGGCGACCCGAAGGGTCCGCGGGTGATGCTGGGCGGCCACCTCGACGAAGTCGGCTTCCTCGTCAAGTCGGTGACCAAGGAAGGCTACGTCCGCTTTCTCGGGCTCGGCGGCTGGTGGGGCCACGTGGTGCTGGGCCAGCGACTGGTGATCCAGACGCGCAAGGGCCCGGTGCTGGGCGTCGTCGGCTGCAAGCCGCCGCACGAGCTGCGCGACGAGGATCGCAAGAAGGTGCTGGAGCTGAAGGACATGTTCATTGACGTCGGCGCGACCGGCGACTGGGACGTGAAGAAGAAGCTCGACATCCGGCCCGGGGACCCGATCCTGCCCGACTCGTCGTTCCAGGTGATGGCGAACCCGAACCTGCTGCTCGCCAAGGCGTGGGACAACCGGCTCGGCTGCGCGCTCGCCGCCGAAGTGGCGCTGGCGCTCAAGGGCCAGAAGCACCCGAACACCCTGTTCGCGGTCGCCACGGTGCAGGAGGAGGTCGGGTTGCGCGGGGCGCAGACCTCCGCGTTCAAGGTGAAGCCGGACGTGGCCATCGCGCTCGACTCCGGCATCGCGCACGACACGCCGGGCACCGAAGGCGACGAGAAGCTCGGCGGCGGCCCGCTGGTCGTGATCTACGACGCGTCGGTGATCCCGAACCGCAAGCTGCGCGACCTGGTCATCGAGACCGCCGCGAAGCTGCGCATTCCGTTGCAGTTCGAGAGCGTCGAGCGCGGCGGCACCGACGCGGGACGTTTCCACCTTTCGGGCGAGGGCGTACCCAGCCTCGCCATGGGCATCGCCGCACGCTACATCCACAGCCACAACAGCATCATTGACCGCCGCGACTTCGACATGACGGTCCGGTTGCTGGTGGCGATCGTGAAGCGCCTCGACCGAAAGACGGTCGAAGGCCTCTGCTGA
- a CDS encoding mechanosensitive ion channel family protein, producing MLRDLTTSWLPAETSLVVRVIVAVAVTLAAGWLLQRLGFLIVRRSERWILRSTHGNDHAVQRAHTLAQSGRHLVTTIVGLGVFFHLLEVLGWDLRPLLVGASVLGAALAFGAQTMVRDVIAGVFILVDDQYSVGDTVEVNGQAATVEAVTLRSTRLRDWQGRLLFVPNGEMKIVVNSSRGWHLALVDLPLAVNQDLGRVLEVATAIADELNADPTLAPHLLEPVKVVGIERLGVDGAFVRLAGRALPGAAAATVAREGRRIALARLHEAGLRAAGDPQLKLAAQLPSAGPAPVGQG from the coding sequence ATGCTTCGAGATCTGACCACTTCCTGGCTGCCGGCCGAGACGAGCCTCGTCGTGCGCGTCATCGTGGCGGTCGCGGTCACGCTGGCGGCGGGCTGGCTGCTGCAGCGGCTCGGCTTCCTGATCGTGCGCCGGAGCGAGCGCTGGATCCTGCGCTCGACGCACGGCAACGACCACGCCGTGCAGCGCGCGCACACGCTGGCGCAGTCGGGACGCCACCTCGTCACCACGATCGTCGGGCTGGGCGTGTTCTTCCACCTGCTCGAAGTGCTGGGCTGGGACCTGCGGCCGCTGCTCGTCGGCGCCAGCGTTCTCGGCGCCGCGCTCGCGTTCGGCGCGCAGACCATGGTGAGGGATGTCATCGCCGGAGTGTTCATCCTGGTGGACGACCAGTACTCGGTCGGCGACACGGTCGAGGTGAACGGCCAGGCCGCCACCGTCGAAGCCGTGACGCTGCGCTCGACGCGGCTGCGGGACTGGCAGGGCCGGTTGCTGTTCGTGCCGAACGGCGAGATGAAGATCGTCGTGAACAGCAGCCGGGGCTGGCACCTGGCGCTCGTGGACCTGCCGCTCGCGGTCAACCAGGACCTGGGGCGGGTGCTCGAGGTGGCCACGGCCATCGCCGACGAGTTGAACGCCGACCCGACGCTCGCGCCGCACCTGCTCGAGCCGGTGAAGGTCGTGGGCATCGAGCGGCTCGGCGTGGACGGCGCCTTCGTGCGCCTCGCCGGACGGGCGCTGCCCGGAGCCGCGGCGGCGACCGTCGCGCGCGAAGGCCGGCGCATCGCCCTCGCCCGGCTGCACGAAGCGGGCCTGCGCGCGGCGGGCGACCCCCAGCTCAAACTGGCCGCGCAACTTCCCTCCGCCGGGCCCGCGCCCGTTGGCCAGGGATGA